CCGTGCCGGGGCCGGCGCCGGCGATGCGCTGCAGATCCGTGGTCGGCACCATCACCACTGGCACCCGGCCGTTGGCCCGGCCGCGGCTGAAGTGGGCCGCCAGGTCGGCCGCCTCCCGCAGGTCCGCCTCGCCGGGGGTGCCCTCCGAGCCTTTGAGCACCACGTGGCTGCCCGGACACTCCTGGGCATGGAACCAGAGGTCGCCGCGCCGGGCCTGCTGCAGGCTGATCCATTCGTTCTGGTGATGGTTGCGACCCACTTGCAGCCGCAGGCCACCGCTGCTGCGCAGCTCCAGCGGGGCCGGCGCGCTCCCGGCCGCCCCCCGCCGCACCCGCCGGGACGGCCCCGGCCCCTGGCCCTCCCGGGCGGGCAGCAGGACGGGGAGGTCCTCCTCCACGGCGGCGAGCTGGGCCCCGTTCTCCGCCTGTTCCAGGAAGGTGAGGCTGGCTTCAATGGCGGCCAGTCGCTGCTGGTGCAGCTCCAACCGCGGGGTGATCGCGGCGACGGAACGCCGCAGCTTGCGGGCCCGGCGGTACAGCCGCTGGGCTTCGTCGATCTGCTCCCGCGACGGCGACGGCAGGCTGAGCAGGCCGTCCGCCTGGCGCTGCATCGCGTCACTGCCGGGCACGGCCTCCAGCAGGCTCTGCTGCTGGTCGGCGTTGCGGCGCTCCCGGGCCGCGGCGTTCAGCAGCCGCTGCCGCAGGCTCGCCCGCCGCTGCTCCAGCTCCCGGCGCCCCAGGCGATCGGCGTAGTAACCCGCCAGCCCCCGGTTGATCGCCCAGTCGTCGTCAGCGGTTGGCGGCCCTTCGGGGTCCCAGCAGCGGTAGTCGCTGGGGCCGCCCCAGCCCAGCTGGAAGCGTTCCTCGGCCACCGTCTCCAGCCAGAGCCGCCAGCGTTTCCAGAGCCGCTGCCAGGCCTCCGCCTCCAGGACCTGCACCGGCCGAGCCAGCCCGTCCTGCGCCAGCTGGCGGGCCAGAGCCGGGCCGATCCCCTGATAGGCGCCCATCAGGGCCTCACCGACCGTCTGGGGCAGCAGGCCCAGGCGCCGCCGCCAGGAGGCGGCATCCTCCTCCAGCCGGGGCGGCTCGCCGGCCATGGGCGGTGGCGGCTGGTAGGGATCGCCGGTGCCGATCGGCCGCAGACGCGACCGGTCCTGGCGCACCTGGCGGGCCAGGGCGATCACCCGCTGGTCTTCGTCCAGCAGGAACAGGTTGCTGTGGCGCCCCATCAGCTCCAGCACCAGCTGCCTCCGGATCGGCTCGCCGGGCCTGGGGGCGAAGCCCAGGGTCACCACCCGCTCCCAGCCCTGCTGCTCCAGGCTCACCAGGGCCAGGCCCCGCAGGCCGTGCTGCAGCTGCTGGGCCAGGGTGCTGCCCTCCCCCTGCTTCAGGGGCGGCTCGACCACCAGCAGGCGCGGGGCCTCCGCCAGCCAGCTGAGCTCCAGCCAGAGGGTGCCCCGCAGGCTGCGCAGGCCCAGCTGCAGGCGGTGGGCGTCAGGCTGCTGGGCCTTCTCGAAACGGCTGGGCAGCAGGCCGCGGCGCATCTCGGCCAGCACGGCGCGCAGGCTGGTCACATCCATGGCCTGGATGGACGGGGATGGGGCCATCGCCTCCTCTCTCGCCTCAGATGCAGTCCACCCCTACTGTGCGCCCCAGCGCCAGCGATCCATGGACTCCCCCCCCTCCAGTGGCCGGCTCACGGTGATCACCGGCCCCAGCGGGGTGGGTAAGGGGACCCTCGTGTCCCGGCTGCTGCAGCGGCACCCCGCCCTGTGGCTGTCCGTCTCGGCCACCACCCGTTCGCCCCGGCCCGGAGAGAGCGACGGTCAGCACTACTTCTTCCTGACGCGCCCCGACTTCGAAGCCCAGGTGGCCGGCGGAGGCTTCCTGGAGTGGGCCGAGTTCGCGGGCCACCTCTACGGCACCCCCCGGGGCCCGGTGGAGGCCCACCTCGCCCAGGGGCGGCCGGTGCTGCTGGAGATCGAGCTGGAAGGAGCCCGCCAGGTGCGTCGCACCTTCCCCGCGGCCTTCCAGGTGCTGATCAAGCCGCCCAGCTTCGAGGAGCTGGAACGCCGCATCCGCGGCCGTGGCACCGACAGCGACGAGGCGATCACGCGGCGGCTGGCGCGGGCCCGCGAGGAACTCACGGCCGAAGCGGAGTTCGATGCCGTCCTGGTGAACGCCGACCTCGGCGAGGCCCTGCAGGAGCTGGAGCGGCTGCTGGGACTGGGCGACGCCGTCTGAACCTCCAGCCATGAAAAAAGCGGCCCGTGCGAGGGCCGCTGGCGGCGATTGATCCGGCCGGATGCGGTCGTCAGAGGGGGTGAATGATCAAGTCAGGGAAGAAGCGGAAGACTTCAATCGTGATGCCTGCGGTCAGGGTGAACCAGACGGCGGCCACGACGGGAGCGGTGGTGAGGAATTTCTTCATGGCTGTTGGAATCAGCGGGGGGAAACGGTGACTTTGGAGTCGGATTCCACCAGAGCTCCGCTGGTGAACTCCTTGAGGGCCGCCAGGGGCCAGACGGCCGCTGCCAGGGTGGTCTTGAAGGCCAGGGGCAGATCGATCTGGATCTCGCGCATGGTGGCGTCCTTGCTGCCGCGGATGGCCATCAGGTAGCCGCGGCCGGCCCAGCCGATCGTGCCGGCGATGTAGAGGAACAGCAGGCCCGGGATCGTGAAGTCACCGGCGTGGCTCCAGCGGCCGTCGGTGATCAGGTGGGGCAGGCCATCGGTGCCACAGAGGGCCTGCCCGTAGTACGCGAATCGGGCCTTGGCCTGATCCGTGCTGGCAGCGGCGGCACGCTGCTGGAAGCGGGGGGTCTCGCTGCAGGGGGTGAGTCCGCCGATGTCGGCCCGGGCCGAGGGGGCGAAGCCGAACAGCAGGAACACGGACGTCACCAGGGCGAAGGCCCGGATGGCGAAGGAACGACTGGAGAGAAGACGGCGCATGGAGAGGGGCCGCGGGGGAACTGCCGCGGGGCAGGATGGCTCGTGCGGACAGTAGGGGAGCTCTTCCGGGAGCATGCGCACGGTTCTGGCCCTCGAAACAAGTTGTGACGAGTCGGCGGCGGCGATCGTGGCCGGTCGGCGGGTCCTGGCGGGGGCCGTGGCCTCCCAGATGGAGGAGCACGCCCGCTGGGGCGGGGTGGTGCCGGAGATCGCCTCGCGCCGCCATGTGGAGGCGCTGCCGGCCCTGATCGCCCGGGTGCTGGAGGAGAGCGGCGTGGCCATGGCCGACCTTGATGCCGTCGCCGCCACGGTCGCCCCCGGCCTGGCCGGGGCCCTGCTGGTGGGGTCGGTCACGGCCCGTACCCTGGCGCGGCTGCACCGCAAGCCCTTCCTGGGGGTGCATCACCTGGAGGGGCATCTCTGCTCGGTGCACCTGGGCGATCCCCTGCCGGAAGGTCCGTACCTGGTGCTGCTGGTCAGCGGCGGCCACACCGAGCTGATCCGCGTCGATGGCCCCGGTGCCTACACCCGCCTGGGCCGCAGCCGCGACGATGCGGCCGGTGAATGCTTCGACAAGGTGGCCCGGCTGCTCGGGCTGGGCTATCCGGGCGGACCGGCGATCGAGGCGGCGGCGGCCGGTGGCGACCCTGGCCGCTTCCGCTTTCCCAAGGGGAGGGTCTCCCTTGCCGAGGGGGGCTTCCATCCCTATGACCTCAGCTTCAGCGGCCTCAAGACGGCGGTGCTGCGCCAGGTGCAGCGGCTCGCTGGCGAGGGCGCTCCGCTGCCCGTGACCGACCTGGCGGCGAGCTTCGAGCAGGGGGTGGCCGAGGTGCTGGTGGAGCGCAGCTGCCGCTGCGCCGTCGAGGCGGGCCTGGAGACGGTGGTGCTGGTGGGGGGCGTGGCCGCCAACCGGCGCCTGCGCCGCCTGATGGCGGAGGCCACCGCCGCCCGCGGCCTGTCCTGGCGCGTCGCGCCCCTGGCCTACTGCACCGACAACGCCGCCATGGTGGGCCTGGCGGCGGTCGAGCGGCTCGAGGCGGGGGGGAGCAGCAGGATCAGCCTGGGGGTGGCGGCCCGGCTCCCCCTGGAGCAGGCCGGTGGGCTCTATGCACCACAGCCCCCCTTTTGATGCCCTTAAGGTGTGTGGATCGCTTTAACCTCTGGCCCCATGGCCCCCGCGAATCCCCTGCCCCTCGAGCAGGTCGAATCCTCCCTCAGCGACGCGGAACCCGTGTCCCAGCAGGAGCTCAACGCCTGGCGGCGGGGCTTCACGCCCCAGGCCGAGATCTGGAATGGCCGTCTGGCCATGCTCGGGCTTTCCGTGGGTCTGGGTGTCCTGCTCCTGGTGCGGCTGGTCGGAGGCTGAGTTAAGACACGCGCCCGCTGCGGTCGCGTTTCCCCGGCTTCAGGTTCGACCTCGCAGCGTCTGGGCAAGTTCGCCAGGTCTGAGGCTGGCGGCGAGGGCCTCCTCTGCGTGAACCCTGCCGGCGGACACCAGATTCGCCAGGTACTGGTTGGACGTGATCATGCCGTCGAACCCGCTGCGGGCCATGATCGCTTCGATCTCATCAAGATTGGCCCGCAGGATGTAGTCCTTGCACGCATCCGTGTTGATGAAGACGTCGTGGTACGAGGCCCTTTTGCCATCCACCGTCTTGACCAGGCCCTGGGAGATCACCCCCAGGAGCGAATCGGCCACCGAACGCCGGACGATCTCCTGTTCGTCGGGGGGATACATGCCCAGCATCCGCTCGACGGAGCGCACCGCCGAGTTGGTGTGCAGGGTTCCCAGCAGCAGGTGTCCGGTCTGGGAGGCTTCGATTGCGGTGGTGAGGGTGTCCTGGTCACGGATCTCCCCCACCAGGATCACGTCGGGATCCTCCCGCAGGGCAGCACGGAGGGCGGTCTTGAAGTGGCGGGTGTGGCTGCCCAGCTCCCTCTGGCGGATCAGGGACTGGCGGCTCTGATGCACGAATTCGACCGGATCCTCGATGGTGAGGATGTGGCGCTTCATCGTGCGGTTGATGTGGTCGATCACCGCGGCCAGGGTGGTGCTCTTGCCTGATCCCGTCGGGCCGGTGACCAGCAGCATGCCCTTGGGACGCTGGGCCAGATCCTTGAGCACCGGCGGCAGATTGAGTTCGTCGATGGTGGAGATGGCCTGGGGAATCAACCGCAGGACCATGGCCGGACCCTGCAGGGATTCGAGCAGGTTGATGCGCACCCGAACGAAACCGAAGGCGAAGGAGCCGTCGTATTCCTTCTGCTGGAAGAAACGATCGATCTGGGCCGGCTCCAGGATCTCCCGCAGCCAGTCGCGGAAGGTGTTGCCGTCGGTCACGCCCAGACCGGCCAGGATCATGTCGCCGCGGCTGCGGAACCGTGGCTCCTCCCCGACGCCGAGGTGGATGTCGGAGAAGTTGCGCTCGTAGGCCACCCGAACGATCTGCTCCAGGGTCGGCGGGGATCCACCCTCCGCCGACATCGGCATCGCTTCAGCGAAAAGGGAGGCCCTTGTCTGAACACCCACGGGGGGCGGCGGCGGTGGCGGGTGGGACATCGAGGGACGCGGCTGGAGCGCGGGGCGATCCCGCTGGTGGAATCCGTTGGGCGAAGCTGCCGAAGGTTTGGACGAATCCGCCGAAGGCTGTGTCGTTCCGGGTCGGATCCTAGGGGCGGATTTCGATCTGTGGACCGGGGCGGCGAGCGGTGCCCCGCCTGGCGGGGGAAGCGATGAACCCAGGCTGCCTAGGATCCTCCGATCCGCGTCGGCCCGTGTCCCCACAGCCTCTGGTCAGCATCGTTCTGGGTACGCGCCCCGAGGCCATCAAGCTGGCTCCGGTGATCCTGGCCTTCCAGCGGTCGCCGGACTTCCGCACCCGCGTGGTCCTCACGGGACAGCACCGCGAGATGGTCACCCAGGTGATGCACCTGTTCGGCCTGGCCGCCGACCATGACCTGGCCCTGATGGCCCCGAAGCAGACCCTCACCCACGTCACCTGCGCCGCCCTGCAGGGGCTGAAGCAGGAGTTCGAGGCGCACCGCCCCGATCTGGTGCTGGTCCAGGGCGACACCACCACCGCCTTCGCCAGCGCCCTGGCCGCCTTCTACGAACAGATCCCCGTCGGCCATGTGGAGGCCGGCCTGCGTACCGACGACCTGCTCGACCCCTTCCCCGAGGAAGCCAACCGCCGCCTGATCTCCCAGCTGGCCCGCCTCCACTTCGCCCCCACGGCCCAGTCGGCGGCCAACCTGAGGGCCTCGGGGGTGGTGGGGGAGATCCTCACCACCGGTAACACGGTCATTGATGCCCTGCTGCTCATGGCTCGTTCCGCCCCCGACTGGGACCTGCCCGGCCTCGACTGGCAGAAGCAGCGGGTGCTGCTGGCCACCGTGCACCGCCGCGAAAACTGGGGGGAGCGTCTCCAGGACATCGGCCGGGGCTTCCTGGCCCTGCTCGAACGCTTCCCCGACACCGCCCTGCTGCTGCCGCTGCACCGCAACCCCACGGTGCGGGAGCCCCTGCAGGCCCTGCTGGGTTCCCATCCCCGCGCCTTCCTGATCGAGCCGCTCGACTACGACCGGCTGGTGGCGGCGATGCGCGGCTGCACGCTGCTGCTCACCGATTCGGGCGGTCTGCAGGAGGAGGCCCCCGCCCTGGGCAAGCCCGTGCTGGTGCTGCGCCGCACGACCGAGCGACCCGAAGCGGTGGCGGCGGGCACGGCGAAGCTGATCGGCACCGACAGCGATGCGATCCTCAGCGAGGCCAGCCGCCTCCTGGAGGACCCGCAGGCCTACGAGGCCATGGCCCACGCCCACAATCCCTTCGGCGATGGGGCGGCCAGCGGCCGGATCGTGGAGGCGGCCCGCCGCTTCCTGGGCCTGGCTGCCGCCTAGGGGCGCTTCTTGGCCCAGGGAGGCAGGTCGATGAACACCCGGGTGCCGCTCTCCAGGCCCGAGAGGATCTGGCTGTCCTTGCCGCTGCTGGCCCCCAGTTCCACCGGCTGGAAGGTGGGTTCCTGGCCCTTGCCCACCAGCAGCACCCCCGGCCGGCCGTCCTCCGTGACGATGGCGACGGTGGGCACCACGGTCCGGGCCTGAAGAGTGCCGGTCTGGAAGTCGATGTCGGCGGTCATGCCGATGCGCAGTTCCGGGGCCGGATCGGTCAGCTGGAGCTTCACCTCGAAGGAGGTGACGTTGTTGGTCTTCACCGCCCTCGGGGCGATCTGGCGCACCGTGGCCTGGAAGCGACGGTCGGGGAAGGCATCGACGCGCACGCTGGCGGGCAGGCCCACCCGCAGCCGGCCGATGTCGCTCTCGGGCACCTTGGCGACCACCTCCAGGCCTTCGGAGAGCTCCACGATCGAGGAGCTGGTGGCGCCGGCGGTGGCCGACGCGGTGGTGGTGGGGGTGACGAAGGCGCCCGGTTCGGCGTAGCGCTGGCTGATCACCCCATCGAAGGGGGCCCGCACGATCAGTTCGTCCTTCTCCACCATGCGCTGCCGGAGCCGTTGGCGGGCGGCGGCGGTGGCCAGGCGCCGCACCTCCGCCTCCGAGCGGAAGCGATTCATGGTGTCGAGGCTGATGGCCCCCTGGCGGAACAGGGGTTCGTTGCGGCGCAGCTCGCTGTCGCTGCGGCGCTGCTCCGACTCCGCCGACTGCACATTGGCCTGCAGTTCCATCAGCCGGTCGCGAAGGTCCCCGTCATCCATCAGGGCCAGGGGCTGGCCCCGGCGCACCGTGTCGCCCTCGTCGACCAT
This genomic stretch from Cyanobium gracile PCC 6307 harbors:
- a CDS encoding Rqc2 family fibronectin-binding protein; the protein is MAPSPSIQAMDVTSLRAVLAEMRRGLLPSRFEKAQQPDAHRLQLGLRSLRGTLWLELSWLAEAPRLLVVEPPLKQGEGSTLAQQLQHGLRGLALVSLEQQGWERVVTLGFAPRPGEPIRRQLVLELMGRHSNLFLLDEDQRVIALARQVRQDRSRLRPIGTGDPYQPPPPMAGEPPRLEEDAASWRRRLGLLPQTVGEALMGAYQGIGPALARQLAQDGLARPVQVLEAEAWQRLWKRWRLWLETVAEERFQLGWGGPSDYRCWDPEGPPTADDDWAINRGLAGYYADRLGRRELEQRRASLRQRLLNAAARERRNADQQQSLLEAVPGSDAMQRQADGLLSLPSPSREQIDEAQRLYRRARKLRRSVAAITPRLELHQQRLAAIEASLTFLEQAENGAQLAAVEEDLPVLLPAREGQGPGPSRRVRRGAAGSAPAPLELRSSGGLRLQVGRNHHQNEWISLQQARRGDLWFHAQECPGSHVVLKGSEGTPGEADLREAADLAAHFSRGRANGRVPVVMVPTTDLQRIAGAGPGTVRHRGGEVLWAVPERAAGLLAAPPRLPETERT
- the gmk gene encoding guanylate kinase, whose amino-acid sequence is MDSPPSSGRLTVITGPSGVGKGTLVSRLLQRHPALWLSVSATTRSPRPGESDGQHYFFLTRPDFEAQVAGGGFLEWAEFAGHLYGTPRGPVEAHLAQGRPVLLEIELEGARQVRRTFPAAFQVLIKPPSFEELERRIRGRGTDSDEAITRRLARAREELTAEAEFDAVLVNADLGEALQELERLLGLGDAV
- the psaJ gene encoding photosystem I reaction center subunit IX; this encodes MKKFLTTAPVVAAVWFTLTAGITIEVFRFFPDLIIHPL
- a CDS encoding Photosystem I reaction centre subunit III, with the translated sequence MRRLLSSRSFAIRAFALVTSVFLLFGFAPSARADIGGLTPCSETPRFQQRAAAASTDQAKARFAYYGQALCGTDGLPHLITDGRWSHAGDFTIPGLLFLYIAGTIGWAGRGYLMAIRGSKDATMREIQIDLPLAFKTTLAAAVWPLAALKEFTSGALVESDSKVTVSPR
- the tsaD gene encoding tRNA (adenosine(37)-N6)-threonylcarbamoyltransferase complex transferase subunit TsaD, with the protein product MRTVLALETSCDESAAAIVAGRRVLAGAVASQMEEHARWGGVVPEIASRRHVEALPALIARVLEESGVAMADLDAVAATVAPGLAGALLVGSVTARTLARLHRKPFLGVHHLEGHLCSVHLGDPLPEGPYLVLLVSGGHTELIRVDGPGAYTRLGRSRDDAAGECFDKVARLLGLGYPGGPAIEAAAAGGDPGRFRFPKGRVSLAEGGFHPYDLSFSGLKTAVLRQVQRLAGEGAPLPVTDLAASFEQGVAEVLVERSCRCAVEAGLETVVLVGGVAANRRLRRLMAEATAARGLSWRVAPLAYCTDNAAMVGLAAVERLEAGGSSRISLGVAARLPLEQAGGLYAPQPPF
- a CDS encoding type IV pilus twitching motility protein PilT, translating into MPMSAEGGSPPTLEQIVRVAYERNFSDIHLGVGEEPRFRSRGDMILAGLGVTDGNTFRDWLREILEPAQIDRFFQQKEYDGSFAFGFVRVRINLLESLQGPAMVLRLIPQAISTIDELNLPPVLKDLAQRPKGMLLVTGPTGSGKSTTLAAVIDHINRTMKRHILTIEDPVEFVHQSRQSLIRQRELGSHTRHFKTALRAALREDPDVILVGEIRDQDTLTTAIEASQTGHLLLGTLHTNSAVRSVERMLGMYPPDEQEIVRRSVADSLLGVISQGLVKTVDGKRASYHDVFINTDACKDYILRANLDEIEAIMARSGFDGMITSNQYLANLVSAGRVHAEEALAASLRPGELAQTLRGRT
- the wecB gene encoding non-hydrolyzing UDP-N-acetylglucosamine 2-epimerase, whose amino-acid sequence is MNPGCLGSSDPRRPVSPQPLVSIVLGTRPEAIKLAPVILAFQRSPDFRTRVVLTGQHREMVTQVMHLFGLAADHDLALMAPKQTLTHVTCAALQGLKQEFEAHRPDLVLVQGDTTTAFASALAAFYEQIPVGHVEAGLRTDDLLDPFPEEANRRLISQLARLHFAPTAQSAANLRASGVVGEILTTGNTVIDALLLMARSAPDWDLPGLDWQKQRVLLATVHRRENWGERLQDIGRGFLALLERFPDTALLLPLHRNPTVREPLQALLGSHPRAFLIEPLDYDRLVAAMRGCTLLLTDSGGLQEEAPALGKPVLVLRRTTERPEAVAAGTAKLIGTDSDAILSEASRLLEDPQAYEAMAHAHNPFGDGAASGRIVEAARRFLGLAAA
- a CDS encoding efflux RND transporter periplasmic adaptor subunit; translation: MGLALLAAAGLWQRQRQQAGRDLTPFTVVAREGSLPGVITASGELDAVKRVNVSPKRQGVLLELMVDEGDTVRRGQPLALMDDGDLRDRLMELQANVQSAESEQRRSDSELRRNEPLFRQGAISLDTMNRFRSEAEVRRLATAAARQRLRQRMVEKDELIVRAPFDGVISQRYAEPGAFVTPTTTASATAGATSSSIVELSEGLEVVAKVPESDIGRLRVGLPASVRVDAFPDRRFQATVRQIAPRAVKTNNVTSFEVKLQLTDPAPELRIGMTADIDFQTGTLQARTVVPTVAIVTEDGRPGVLLVGKGQEPTFQPVELGASSGKDSQILSGLESGTRVFIDLPPWAKKRP